One Sciurus carolinensis chromosome 10, mSciCar1.2, whole genome shotgun sequence genomic window carries:
- the Idua gene encoding alpha-L-iduronidase, which produces MRPLRRRAARLALLAAALAAALAEAPHLVRVDAARALRPLRHFWRSTGFCPPLPHDQAAQYDLSWDQQLNLAYVGAVPHGGIKQVRTHWLLDLVTASRGSIEQGLSYNFTHLDGYLDLLRENQLLPGFELMGSPSGRFTDFEDKLQVAKWRDLVSLLARRYIGRYGLAHVSKWNFETWNEPDHRDFDNVSMTTQGFLNYYDACSEGLRDASPALRLGGPGDSFHPPPGSPLCWSLLEHCAKGTNFFTGEVGVRLDYISLHKKGGGSSIGILEQEVATVQQIQQLFPKFKDTPIYNDEADPLVGWSQPQPWRTDGTYAAMVVKVIAQHQNLLVANTSSSLHYALLSNDNAFLSYHPHPFSQRTLTARFQVNNTHPPHVQLLRKPVLTAMGLLALLDGEQLWAEVSRERVVLDSNHTVGVLASAHRPKGPVDAWRATVLVYASDDTRAHPNRSIPVTLRLSGVPPGPGRVYVTYYLDNRLCSPHREWQRAGRPVFPSAEQFRRMRLAEDPVAAAPRPFPGGSRLTLHPELALPSLLLVHVCARPEKPPGQVTRLRVLPLTRGQLALVWSDERVGSKCLWTYEIQFSPNGEVYAPVSRRPSTFNLFVFSPDTAVVSGSYRVRALDYWARPGPFSDPVLYLEGPAS; this is translated from the exons ATGCGCCCCCTGCGCCGCCGTGCCGCGCGGCTCGCGCTCCTGGCCGCCGCCCTGGCCGCCGCCCTGGCCGAGGCCCCGCACCTGGTGCGCGTGGACGCGGCCCGCGCGCTGCGGCCCCTGCGGCACTTCTGGAGGAGCACCGGCTTCTG ccccccacTGCCACATGACCAGGCTGCCCAGTACGACCTCAGCTGGGACCAGCAACTCAACCTCGCCTATGTGGGTGCCGTCCCTCATGGTGGCATCAAGCAAGTCCGGACACACTGGCTGTTGGACCTCGTCACTGCCAG CAGGGGGTCGATTGAGCAGGGCCTGAGCTACAACTTCACCCACCTGGACGGGTACTTGGACCTCCTCCGAGAGAACCAGCTCCTGCCTG GCTTTGAGCTGATGGGAAGCCCTTCTGGACGCTTCACGGACTTTGAGGACAAGCTGCAGGTGGCCAAGTGGAGGGACCTGGTGTCCCTCCTGGCCAGAAGATACATCG GCCGCTACGGACTAGCACACGTTTCCAAGTGGAACTTCGAGACGTGGAACGAGCCCGACCACAGGGACTTCGACAACGTGTCCATGACCACTCAAG GCTTCCTGAACTACTATGACGCCTGCTCTGAGGGCCTGCGGGACGCCAGCCCGGCCCTGCGGCTGGGTGGCCCCGGGGATTCCTTCCACCCACCGCCAGGGTCCCCGCTGTGCTGGAGCCTCCTGGAACACTGTGCCAAGGGCACCAACTTCTTCACGGGTGAGGTGGGCGTGCGCCTGGACTACATCTCCCTGCACAAGAAG GGTGGGGGCAGCTCCATCGGCATCCTGGAGCAAGAGGTGGCCACTGTGCAGCAGATACAGCAGCTCTTCCCCAAGTTCAAGGACACCCCCATCTATAACGACGAGGCCGACCCGCTGGTGGGTTGGTCTCAGCCACAGCCGTGGAGGACAGACGGCACCTACGCAGCCATGGTGGTGAAG GTGATCGCTCAGCACCAGAACCTGCTGGTCGCCAACACCAGCTCCTCCCTCCACTACGCTCTCCTGAGCAATGATAACGCCTTCCTGAGTTACCACCCTCACCCCTTCTCCCAGCGCACGCTGACCGCCCGCTTCCAGGTCAACAACACCCATCCGCCCCACGTGCAGCTGCTGCGCAAGCCGGTTCTCACAGCCATGGGGCTGCTGGCCCTGCTGG ATGGAGAGCAGCTCTGGGCAGAGGTGTCCCGGGAGAGGGTGGTGTTGGACAGCAACCACACAGTGGGCGTCCTGGCCAGCGCCCACCGCCCCAAGGGCCCCGTTGACGCCTGGCGTGCCACCGTGCTGGTCTATGCAAGCGATGACACCCGCGCCCACCCCAACCGCAGCATCCCCGTGACACTGCGCCTGTCCGGGGTGCCTCCGGGCCCAG GGCGCGTCTACGTCACGTACTACCTGGACAACCGGCTCTGCAGCCCCCACCGCGAGTGGCAGCGGGCCGGCCGGCCGGTCTTCCCCTCCGCGGAGCAGTTCCGACGCATGCGCTTGGCTGAG GACCCGGTGGCCGCCGCGCCACGCCCATTTCCGGGCGGCAGCCGCCTGACGCTGCACCCTGAGCTCGCGCTACCCTCGCTCCTGCTGGTGCACGTGTGCGCGCGCCCGGAGAAGCCCCCCGGCCAG gtCACCCGCCTCCGTGTTCTGCCCCTGACCCGAGGGCAGCTGGCTCTGGTCTGGTCGGATGAGCGTGTGGGCTCCAA GTGCCTGTGGACGTATGAGATCCAGTTCTCCCCCAACGGTGAGGTGTACGCCCCAGTCAGCAGGAGGCCGTCCACCTTTAACCTCTTTGTGTTCAGCCCAG ACACAGCAGTTGTCTCTGGCTCCTACCGCGTACGAGCACTGGACTACTGGGCCCGGCCAGGCCCCTTCTCAGACCCGGTGCTGTACCTGGAGGGCCCTGCCTCCTGA
- the Slc26a1 gene encoding sulfate anion transporter 1: protein MEASPEPPPQGRGLLLVRRQPPASKGLLETLKARLWRSCTCSVPRAQALVQDLVPATRWLREYRPREDLAGDVMSGLVIGIILVPQAIAYSLLAGLQPIYSLYTSFFANLIYFLMGTSRHVNVGIFSLLCLMVGQVVDRELQLAGFDPSQDSLRPEANSSALSSPNTSLVLGPQGCGRDCHAIRVATALTLVAGIYQVLMGVLRLGFVSTYLSQPLLDGFAMGASVTILTSQLRHMLGVRVPRHQGPGMVLSTWLSLLRSLGQANLCDVATSAVCLAVLLAAKELSDRLRHRLKVPLPTELLVIVVATLVSHFGQLHRRFGSSVAGDIPTGFVAPQVPDPRLMQRVALDAVSLALVGSAFSISLAEMFARSHGYSIRANQELLAVGCCNVLPAFFHCFATSAALSKSLVKTATGCRTQLSSVVSAAVVLLVLLVLAPLFWDLQRSVLACIIVVSLRGALRKVRDLPQLWRLSPVDALVWGATAATCVLVTTEAGLLAGVLLSLLSLAGRTQRPRAALLARIGDSAFYEDATEFEGLVPQPGVRVFRFAGPLYYANKDFFLRSLYSLTGLDAGRSAARRREPGSEGAGGEGEPVHGKAPGSVNSRVRLVPAAAGFHTVVIDCAPLLFLDVAGMATLQDLRRDYQALGVTLLLACCSPSVRDALRRGGFLGEDQGPEEEQLFPSVHSAVEAAHARHGELMVADSAL from the exons ATGGAGGCTTCGCCTGAGCCCCCGCCGCAGGGCCGGGGGCTGCTGCTGGTCCGACGGCAGCCCCCCGCGTCCAAGGGCCTGCTGGAGACGCTGAAGGCCAGGCTTTGGCGGAGCTGTACCTGCAGCGTGCCACGAGCCCAGGCGCTGGTGCAGGACCTGGTCCCTGCCACACGCTGGCTGCGTGAGTACCGTCCTCGGGAGGACCTGGCGGGTGACGTCATGTCGGGCTTGGTCATAGGCATCATCCTGGTGCCCCAGGCCATCGCCTACTCCCTGCTGGCCGGGTTGCAGCCCATCTACAGCCTCTACACGTCCTTCTTTGCCAACCTCATCTACTTCCTCATGGGCACCTCGCGCCATGTCAACGTGGGCATCTTCAGCCTCCTGTGCCTCATGGTGGGGCAGGTGGTGGACCGGGAGCTCCAGCTGGCTGGCTTCGACCCCTCCCAGGACAGCCTGAGGCCTGAGGCCAACAGCAGTGCCCTCAGCAGCCCCAACACCTCACTGGTGCTGGGGCCACAGGGCTGCGGGAGGGACTGCCACGCCATCCGTGTCGCCACGGCCCTCACGCTGGTGGCCGGGATCTATCAG GTCCTCATGGGCGTCCTCCGGCTGGGCTTCGTGTCCACCTACCTCTCGCAGCCCCTGCTGGACGGCTTCGCCATGGGGGCCTCCGTGACGATCCTGACCTCACAGCTCAGGCACATGCTGGGCGTGCGGGTCCCGCGGCACCAGGGCCCGGGCATGGTGCTCAGCACGTGGCTGAGCCTGCTGCGCAGCCTTGGGCAAGCCAACCTGTGTGATGTGGCTACCAGTGCCGTCTGCCTGGCAGTGCTTCTGGCCGCTAAGGAACTTTCTGACCGCCTCCGGCACCGCCTGAAGGTGCCGCTGCCCACAGAGCTGCTGGTCATCGTGGTGGCCACGCTCGTGTCCCACTTCGGGCAGCTCCACAGGCGCTTTGGCTCCAGCGTGGCAGGCGATATCCCCACTGGCTTCGTGGCCCCTCAGGTCCCGGACCCCAGGCTGATGCAGCGTGTGGCACTGGACGCAGTGTCCCTGGCCCTTGTGGGCTCGGCCTTCTCCATCTCACTGGCGGAGATGTTTGCCCGCAGCCATGGCTACTCCATCCGTGCCAACCAGGAGCTTCTGGCCGTGGGCTGCTGCAACGTGCTGCCTGCCTTCTTCCACTGCTTTGCCACCAGTGCCGCGCTCTCCAAGAGCCTGGTGAAGACAGCCACTGGCTGCCGGACACAGCTCTCCAGCGTGGTCAGTGCTGCTGTggtgctgctggtgctgctggtgcTGGCCCCTCTGTTCTGGGACCTGCAGCGGAGTGTGCTGGCCTGCATCATCGTGGTCAGCCTGCGGGGAGCTCTGCGCAAGGTGAGGGACCTCCCACAGCTGTGGCGGCTGAGCCCCGTGGACGCGCTGGTGTGGGGGGCCACTGCAGCCACCTGCGTGCTAGTCACCACTGAGGCTGGGCTGCTGGCCGGGGTGCTCCTCTCGCTGCTCAGCCTGGCGGGACGCACGCAGCGCCCACGGGCAGCCCTGCTGGCCCGCATTGGGGACTCGGCCTTCTATGAGGACGCCACGGAGTTCGAGGGCCTCGTGCCTCAGCCTGGGGTGCGGGTGTTCCGCTTTGCGGGGCCACTCTATTATGCCAACAAGGACTTCTTCCTGCGGTCACTCTACAGCCTCACAGGGCTGGACGCGGGGCGCTCGGCTGCCaggaggagggagccaggctCAGAGGGGGCCGGTGGAGAGGGAGAGCCTGTCCACGGCAAGGCCCCGGGCTCGGTGAACAGCAGGGTCAGGCTAGTGCCCGCGGCTGCTGGCTTCCACACGGTGGTCATTGACTGCGCCCCGCTGCTGTTTCTGGACGTGGCTGGCATGGCCACGCTGCAGGACCTGCGCCGTGACTACCAGGCCCTGGGCGTCACCCTGCTTCTGGCCTGCTGCAGCCCCTCAGTGAGGGATGCCCTGAGGAGAGGAGGCTTCCTGGGTGAGGACCAGGGtcctgaggaggagcagctgtTCCCCAGCGTGCACAGTGCTGTGGAGGCCGCCCACGCCCGTCATGGGGAGCTCATGGTCGCTgactctgccctctag